The following is a genomic window from Bordetella petrii.
TGGCCATCATGCTGGACTACATGGTGTACGGGCAGCGCCTGGCATGGTCGCAGGTGGCGGGGGTCAGCCTGATCCTGCTGGCCGCCGCGGGCGTCAGCCTGAACTGGCGCCTGCCCCGGCGGCAGGGTGGCGCGGGCCGCGACGCCGGCGCGGCGAGGGCCAGCCGGGCCTGACCGCCAGCGCTCGCTGCCGGCCGCAATGTCCCCACGGCCGGCCAGGCTTGCCGCGTTGCGCCGCGGCAAGCCGCTATCATGGATGCTGAAGTCGCCGCCCGTTGCGGGCGGCTCCAGCACAAAGGATACGCGCCATGATCGATCTCTATTACTGGACTACGCCCAACGGCCATAAGATCACGATGTTCCTCGAGGAAGCCGGCCTGCCGTACCGGATCATCCCCGTCAACATCAGCAAAGGCGAGCAGTTCCAGCCCGATTTCCTGGCCATCGCGCCGAACAACCGCATTCCCGCCATCGTCGACCAGGCGCCCAAGGACGGCGCCGCGCCGGTGTCCTTGTTCGAATCGGGGGCCATCCTGCTGTACCTGGCGGAGAAAACCGGCCGCTTCATTGCGCAAGACCTGCGCGGGCGGGCCGATACCCTGCAATGGCTGTTCTGGCAGATGGGCGGCCTGGGGCCCATGGCTGGCCAGAACCACCACTTTTCCGCCTATGCGCAAGAGCGCATTCCTTATGCCATCGATCGCTACGTCAATGAAACCAATCGCCTGTATGGCGTGCTGAACAAGCGCCTGGCCGACCGGGAATACGTGGCCGGCGAATACTCCATTGCCGACATGGCCGCCTACCCCTGGATCGTGCCGCACGAACGGCAAGGCCAGGACCTGAACGACTTCCCGCACCTGCACCGCTGGTTTCAGGCCATCCAGGCGCGGCCCGCCACGCAGCGCGCCTACGAAAAGGCCAAGCAGATCAACAGCGCGCCGTCGGTGCACACCGACGAATCGCGCCGCATCCTGTTCGGCCAGACTGCCCAAAACGTGCGCTGAGGCCGCCATGTCCGATGCTTCCCTGCAGTTCC
Proteins encoded in this region:
- a CDS encoding glutathione binding-like protein; amino-acid sequence: MIDLYYWTTPNGHKITMFLEEAGLPYRIIPVNISKGEQFQPDFLAIAPNNRIPAIVDQAPKDGAAPVSLFESGAILLYLAEKTGRFIAQDLRGRADTLQWLFWQMGGLGPMAGQNHHFSAYAQERIPYAIDRYVNETNRLYGVLNKRLADREYVAGEYSIADMAAYPWIVPHERQGQDLNDFPHLHRWFQAIQARPATQRAYEKAKQINSAPSVHTDESRRILFGQTAQNVR